From Streptomyces cyaneogriseus subsp. noncyanogenus, the proteins below share one genomic window:
- a CDS encoding RNA polymerase sigma factor SigF — translation MTVAVKADAHITELPEVASPSEVAPQDARELSRLFFDRLAVLEEGTAEYQYARNTLIEMNLSLVRFAAGRFRSRGPGEMEDIVQVGTIGLIKAIDRFDIAREVEFTSFAVPYIVGEIKRFFRDTSWAVHVPRRLQEARVQLARATEELRSRLGRTPTVGELSQLMCLSEEEVNEAMLASNGYNTSSLDAAIGSSEDGETALADFIGAEDGALELVEDFHTLAPLIAELDERDRRIVHMRFVEELTQAQIGERLGVSQMHVSRLLSRTLTRLRAGMLTTD, via the coding sequence ATGACGGTCGCGGTGAAGGCGGACGCGCACATAACCGAACTGCCGGAGGTCGCTTCCCCCTCGGAAGTGGCCCCCCAGGACGCCCGTGAACTGTCGCGGCTGTTCTTCGACCGGCTGGCGGTGCTCGAAGAGGGCACCGCCGAGTACCAGTACGCGCGCAACACGCTGATCGAGATGAACCTCTCCCTCGTCCGCTTCGCGGCCGGCCGCTTCCGCAGCCGCGGGCCGGGGGAGATGGAGGACATCGTCCAGGTCGGCACGATCGGCCTGATCAAGGCCATCGACCGGTTCGACATCGCCCGCGAAGTGGAGTTCACCTCCTTCGCCGTGCCCTACATCGTCGGCGAGATCAAGCGTTTCTTCCGCGACACCTCCTGGGCCGTGCACGTCCCCCGCCGACTGCAGGAGGCCCGGGTCCAGTTGGCCAGGGCGACCGAGGAACTGCGCAGCCGGCTGGGCCGCACCCCCACCGTCGGCGAACTGTCCCAGTTGATGTGCCTGAGCGAGGAGGAGGTCAACGAGGCGATGCTGGCCTCCAACGGCTACAACACCTCCTCCCTGGACGCGGCCATCGGCTCCAGCGAGGACGGCGAGACCGCGCTCGCGGACTTCATCGGCGCCGAGGACGGGGCCCTGGAACTGGTGGAGGACTTCCACACCCTGGCACCGCTGATCGCCGAGCTGGACGAGCGGGACCGCCGCATCGTGCACATGCGGTTCGTCGAGGAACTCACCCAGGCCCAGATCGGCGAACGCCTCGGCGTCTCGCAGATGCACGTCTCCCGGCTGCTGTCGCGCACCCTGACCCGTCTGCGCGCAGGCATGCTCACCACCGACTGA
- a CDS encoding PP2C family protein-serine/threonine phosphatase — protein sequence MGGGDLGLGGLLAAAEAAPPGESVGVIARDLRERFGAMRVSFLFADLVGQRLLRLTAPAEGGGADTTEPIDVRGSVYDTVLRTQRQHVEPDGRGGGRVISPVTNRGDCIGLLEVTLEHADDTVLRHIGDAAHVLAYIIVTDSRFTDLYHAGRRTTRTSLAAEIQHQLLPSASCCEAPQFTLAAGLVPADDIGGDTYDYTLDQDTLHLSITDAMGHDTDSALLATLVMGALRGARRSGCDALQQAHRAHQALLAHGRGLATGQLLCVRLETGTCELVNAGHPWPLRLREGAAAAEEVKLAVNLPFGVAAPTSYRLQELQLWPGDRLVLLTDGMQERGAAAVDLASLVRDTRDAHPREAVRALTTAVLDACQGNLKDDATVLILDWHGPRSRPSPRR from the coding sequence GTGGGTGGTGGAGATCTGGGACTGGGCGGGCTGCTGGCCGCCGCGGAGGCCGCGCCGCCCGGGGAGTCCGTCGGCGTGATCGCGCGGGACCTGCGCGAGCGCTTCGGGGCGATGCGCGTGTCGTTCCTCTTCGCCGATCTCGTGGGGCAGCGGCTGCTGCGGCTGACCGCGCCCGCCGAGGGTGGCGGGGCGGACACCACGGAGCCGATCGATGTGCGGGGCAGCGTCTACGACACGGTGCTGCGCACCCAGCGCCAGCATGTGGAACCGGACGGCCGGGGCGGCGGGCGCGTCATCTCGCCGGTGACCAATCGCGGCGACTGCATCGGGTTGCTGGAGGTGACGCTGGAGCACGCCGACGACACCGTGCTCCGGCACATCGGCGACGCGGCCCATGTGCTGGCCTACATCATCGTCACGGACAGCCGCTTCACCGACCTGTACCACGCGGGCCGGCGCACCACCCGGACCAGTCTGGCCGCCGAGATCCAGCACCAGCTCCTTCCGTCGGCCTCCTGCTGCGAAGCGCCCCAGTTCACCCTCGCCGCGGGGCTGGTCCCGGCCGACGACATCGGCGGCGACACCTACGACTACACCCTCGACCAGGACACCCTGCACCTGTCCATCACCGACGCCATGGGCCACGACACCGACTCCGCCCTGCTGGCCACGCTGGTCATGGGCGCGTTGCGCGGTGCCCGCCGCAGCGGTTGCGACGCGCTCCAGCAGGCGCACCGCGCCCACCAGGCCCTGCTGGCCCACGGTCGCGGGCTGGCCACCGGGCAACTGCTCTGCGTCCGCCTGGAGACGGGCACCTGCGAACTGGTCAACGCGGGGCATCCCTGGCCGCTGCGCCTGCGCGAGGGCGCCGCCGCGGCGGAGGAGGTCAAGCTCGCCGTCAATCTGCCGTTCGGCGTCGCGGCGCCCACCTCCTACCGGCTCCAGGAGCTTCAGCTGTGGCCCGGCGACCGCCTGGTCCTGCTCACCGACGGCATGCAGGAACGCGGGGCCGCGGCCGTCGATCTGGCCTCTCTCGTCCGCGACACCCGCGATGCGCATCCCAGGGAGGCCGTCCGCGCCCTGACGACCGCGGTACTCGACGCCTGCCAGGGCAATCTCAAGGACGACGCGACCGTCCTCATACTGGACTGGCACGGCCCCCGGAGCCGGCCGTCTCCCCGCCGGTGA
- a CDS encoding amidase, protein MEQNFPTAEQLAASLRAGEVTSAELTDEAIARMERGDDAINAICVPDFDRARAAARDADRARARGEDRPLLGIPVTVKESYDIAGLPTTWGMPAHRDYLPAEDAVQVSRLKAAGAVVLGKTNVPVGLQDVQTFNEIYGTTNNPWDHRRTSGGSSGGSAAALASGFGALSIGSDLAGSLRTPAHFCGIYAHKPTLGLVASRGMVPPPGPALPVEHDLAVAGPMARSARDLTLLLDVMAGPDPLTLGAAYHLTLPPARHERLRDFRVLVLDEHPLLPTGSAVRAGVGRVADALAAGGARVERDSPLLPDPAEAAVLYTKFLFSGSVAHFPVEAYEQLQARAAGLGADDQSLDAARLRGMVLSHRDWIAVNGSRELHRHGWRRFFAEFDAVVCPITPTPAFPHDHDPDLMARRIDIDGAAYPYFDQLVWAGLATMPGLPATAVPAGRSPEGLPVGVQLIGPMFEDRTPLRLAELLEREIGGFQAPK, encoded by the coding sequence ATGGAGCAGAATTTTCCGACGGCCGAACAACTCGCGGCTTCCCTGCGCGCCGGTGAAGTGACCTCGGCGGAACTGACCGACGAGGCGATCGCCCGTATGGAACGGGGCGATGACGCGATCAACGCCATCTGTGTGCCGGACTTCGACCGCGCACGGGCCGCCGCGCGCGATGCCGACCGGGCGCGCGCCCGCGGTGAGGACCGGCCGCTGCTGGGCATACCGGTGACGGTCAAGGAGTCGTACGACATCGCGGGGCTGCCCACGACCTGGGGCATGCCGGCGCACCGGGACTACCTGCCGGCCGAGGACGCGGTGCAGGTGTCGCGGCTCAAGGCCGCGGGCGCGGTGGTGCTCGGCAAGACCAATGTGCCCGTGGGGCTACAGGACGTGCAGACCTTCAACGAGATCTACGGCACCACCAACAACCCGTGGGACCACCGTCGTACGTCGGGCGGATCCTCCGGCGGCTCGGCGGCGGCCCTGGCGTCCGGATTCGGCGCGCTGTCCATCGGCTCCGACCTCGCCGGTTCGCTGCGCACCCCCGCGCACTTCTGCGGCATCTACGCGCACAAGCCGACACTCGGGCTGGTGGCGAGCCGCGGCATGGTCCCGCCGCCCGGGCCGGCCCTGCCGGTCGAGCACGACCTCGCCGTCGCCGGTCCGATGGCGCGCAGCGCGCGCGACCTCACGCTCCTGCTCGACGTCATGGCCGGACCGGACCCGCTGACGCTCGGTGCGGCGTACCACCTGACGCTGCCGCCGGCGCGCCACGAACGGCTCCGCGACTTCCGGGTCCTGGTCCTCGACGAGCATCCGCTCCTTCCGACCGGGTCCGCCGTGCGGGCGGGCGTGGGCCGGGTGGCCGACGCGCTCGCCGCCGGCGGCGCCCGCGTCGAGCGGGACAGTCCGCTGCTGCCCGATCCGGCCGAGGCCGCGGTGCTCTACACGAAGTTCCTGTTCTCGGGCTCCGTCGCACATTTCCCCGTCGAGGCGTACGAACAGTTGCAGGCCCGCGCCGCCGGACTGGGCGCGGACGACCAGAGTCTCGATGCGGCGCGGCTGCGCGGCATGGTGCTCAGCCACCGCGACTGGATCGCGGTGAACGGCTCGCGCGAGCTCCACCGCCATGGCTGGCGGCGGTTCTTCGCCGAGTTCGACGCCGTGGTGTGCCCCATCACGCCCACTCCCGCCTTCCCGCACGACCACGACCCCGACCTGATGGCACGCCGGATCGACATCGACGGCGCCGCGTATCCGTACTTCGACCAGCTCGTCTGGGCCGGTCTGGCGACCATGCCCGGCCTGCCCGCCACCGCTGTACCGGCGGGCCGGTCGCCCGAGGGGCTGCCGGTGGGAGTGCAGCTCATCGGTCCGATGTTCGAGGACCGCACCCCGCTGCGGCTGGCCGAACTGCTCGAGCGGGAGATCGGCGGTTTCCAGGCGCCGAAGTAG
- a CDS encoding HipA family kinase, with protein sequence MLKEVVATRYIEPLRSGGSVPGIVEADDLGTYVVKFTGSAQGRKALVAEVIVGELARALGLRVPELALVRFDPSLGAHEPHQEVRDLLHASAGVNLGMDLLPGARDFTPEVARSFPVGSLEAGRIVWLDALTANVDRTVHSSNLMVWPTFGTAPARLWLIDHGAALVFHHRWDTSAPEKSYDFRHHALGHCAPDVRAADAELAPKVTDALLRRVVAEVPDAWLAGEPGFATPDEVRGAYVDYLRARVEASGAWLPTDFPTREELAAEEARRAARTRQGRPDWLKRVPDLHGKPAAEQDWSVHLG encoded by the coding sequence ATGCTGAAAGAAGTAGTCGCGACCCGCTACATCGAGCCCCTGCGGTCCGGTGGCTCCGTCCCGGGGATCGTCGAGGCCGACGACCTGGGGACGTACGTCGTCAAGTTCACCGGCTCCGCGCAGGGCCGCAAGGCGCTGGTCGCCGAGGTGATCGTGGGCGAGCTGGCGCGGGCGCTCGGGCTGCGCGTGCCCGAGCTGGCCCTGGTCCGCTTCGACCCCTCGCTCGGGGCGCACGAGCCGCACCAGGAGGTGCGGGACCTGCTGCACGCCAGCGCGGGAGTCAACCTCGGCATGGACCTCCTGCCGGGCGCCCGGGACTTCACGCCCGAGGTGGCGCGGTCCTTCCCGGTCGGCTCCCTGGAGGCGGGGCGGATCGTCTGGCTGGACGCCCTCACCGCCAACGTCGACCGCACGGTCCACAGCTCCAACCTCATGGTCTGGCCCACCTTCGGCACGGCGCCGGCGCGCCTGTGGCTGATCGACCACGGGGCGGCCCTCGTCTTCCACCACCGCTGGGACACCTCCGCGCCGGAGAAGTCCTACGACTTCCGCCACCACGCCCTCGGCCACTGCGCGCCGGACGTACGGGCCGCCGACGCCGAGCTGGCGCCGAAGGTCACCGACGCGCTGCTGCGGCGGGTCGTCGCCGAGGTGCCCGACGCCTGGCTGGCGGGCGAGCCGGGCTTCGCGACGCCGGACGAGGTGCGCGGCGCGTACGTCGACTACCTCCGCGCGCGCGTGGAGGCGTCCGGCGCGTGGCTGCCCACGGACTTCCCCACCCGCGAGGAGCTCGCCGCCGAGGAGGCGCGCCGCGCGGCGCGCACCCGGCAGGGACGGCCGGACTGGCTGAAGCGGGTCCCCGACCTGCACGGCAAGCCGGCCGCGGAACAGGATTGGTCGGTGCACCTGGGATGA
- a CDS encoding SelT/SelW/SelH family protein, with product MTDVRRVEIEYCTRCRWLPRAAWLAQELLTTFEAELTELALKPGTGGVFVVRVDGEVVWDRREQGFPEPTAVKRAVRDRVAPGKSLGHADRADA from the coding sequence ATGACGGACGTACGGCGGGTCGAGATCGAGTACTGCACCCGGTGCCGCTGGCTGCCGCGGGCGGCCTGGCTGGCGCAGGAACTGCTGACGACGTTCGAGGCCGAGCTGACGGAGCTGGCGCTCAAGCCGGGAACGGGCGGGGTCTTCGTCGTCCGCGTCGACGGCGAGGTGGTCTGGGACCGCCGTGAGCAGGGCTTCCCGGAGCCGACGGCCGTGAAGCGGGCCGTGCGCGACCGGGTCGCGCCGGGGAAGTCCCTCGGTCACGCGGACCGCGCGGACGCGTGA
- the aceB gene encoding malate synthase A: protein MSAPAPSPLAIVDAEPLPRQEEVLTEAALAFVAELHRRFTPRRDELLARRAERRAEIARTSTLDFLPETASIREDDSWKVAPAPAALQDRRVEITGPTDRKMTINALNSGAKVWLADFEDASAPTWENVVLGQLNLIDAYTRKIDFTDERTGKSYALRPDEELATVVMRPRGWHLNERHLVDERGVPVPGALVDFGLYFFHNAQRLLDLGKGPYFYLPKTESHLEARLWNEIFVFAQDHVGIPQGTVRATVLIETITAAYEMEEILYELRDHAAGLNAGRWDYLFSIVKNFRDGGAKFVLPDRNAVTMTAPFMRAYTELLVRTCHKRGAHAIGGMAAFIPSRKDPEVNKVAFEKVRADKDREAGDGFDGSWVAHPDLVPIAMESFDKVLGDKPNQKDRLREDVDVKAADLIAIDALDAKPTYAGLVNAVQVGIRYIEAWLRGLGAVAIFNLMEDAATAEISRSQIWQWINAGVVLDNGEKVTADLARKVAAAELDAIRAEIGDEAFTAGHWQEAHDLLLKVSLDEDYADFLTLPAYEQLKG from the coding sequence ATGTCCGCACCAGCGCCGTCCCCGCTGGCCATCGTCGACGCCGAGCCCCTGCCCCGGCAGGAGGAGGTCCTCACCGAGGCTGCGCTCGCCTTCGTGGCAGAGCTGCACCGACGGTTCACGCCCCGGCGTGACGAGCTCCTCGCCCGCCGCGCGGAGCGCCGCGCCGAGATCGCCCGCACCTCCACGCTCGACTTCCTCCCGGAGACCGCCTCGATCCGCGAGGACGACTCCTGGAAGGTGGCCCCCGCCCCGGCCGCCCTCCAGGACCGCCGCGTCGAGATCACCGGCCCGACCGACCGCAAGATGACCATCAACGCCCTGAACTCGGGTGCGAAGGTCTGGCTCGCGGACTTCGAGGACGCCTCGGCGCCCACCTGGGAGAACGTTGTCCTCGGCCAGCTCAACCTGATCGACGCCTACACGCGCAAGATCGACTTCACGGACGAGCGGACCGGCAAGTCCTACGCCCTGCGCCCCGACGAGGAGCTGGCGACCGTCGTCATGCGCCCGCGCGGCTGGCACCTGAACGAGCGGCATCTGGTCGACGAGCGCGGTGTGCCGGTCCCCGGCGCCCTGGTCGACTTCGGCCTGTACTTCTTCCACAACGCCCAGCGCCTGCTGGACCTGGGCAAGGGCCCGTACTTCTACCTGCCGAAGACGGAGTCGCACCTGGAGGCCCGCCTCTGGAACGAGATCTTCGTCTTCGCCCAGGACCACGTCGGCATCCCGCAGGGCACCGTCCGCGCCACCGTCCTGATCGAGACGATCACGGCGGCGTACGAGATGGAGGAGATCCTCTACGAGCTGCGCGACCACGCCGCCGGGCTGAACGCGGGCCGCTGGGACTACCTGTTCTCCATCGTCAAGAACTTCCGTGACGGCGGCGCCAAGTTCGTCCTGCCGGACCGCAACGCGGTGACGATGACCGCCCCGTTCATGCGGGCGTACACCGAACTCCTCGTCCGCACCTGCCACAAGCGCGGCGCACACGCGATCGGCGGCATGGCCGCGTTCATCCCGTCCCGCAAGGACCCCGAGGTGAACAAGGTCGCCTTCGAGAAGGTCCGCGCCGACAAGGACCGCGAGGCGGGCGACGGCTTCGACGGCTCCTGGGTCGCCCACCCCGATCTGGTGCCGATCGCCATGGAGTCCTTCGACAAGGTCCTCGGCGACAAGCCGAACCAGAAGGACCGGCTGCGCGAGGACGTCGACGTCAAGGCCGCCGACCTGATCGCCATCGACGCGCTCGACGCCAAGCCGACGTACGCGGGCCTGGTCAACGCCGTGCAGGTGGGCATCCGGTACATCGAGGCGTGGCTGCGGGGCCTCGGCGCCGTCGCCATCTTCAACCTGATGGAGGACGCGGCCACCGCCGAGATCTCCCGCTCGCAGATCTGGCAGTGGATCAATGCCGGTGTCGTCCTCGACAACGGCGAGAAGGTCACCGCCGACCTGGCCCGGAAGGTCGCCGCGGCGGAGCTGGACGCCATCCGCGCCGAGATCGGCGACGAGGCGTTCACGGCCGGCCACTGGCAGGAGGCCCACGACCTGCTGCTGAAGGTCTCCCTCGACGAGGACTACGCCGACTTCCTCACCCTGCCGGCGTACGAGCAGCTCAAGGGCTGA
- a CDS encoding nucleotidyltransferase family protein — translation MTDNEDQVAGLLLAAGGGRRLGGRPKALLEHRGRLLVEHAVATLRAAGCTRVHVVLGARADVVRRRAALDGCVLVDNPAWERGMGTSLRAGLASLAGTGARAALVSLVDQPGIGPEAVARVRAAYRDETSLVSAAYAGVRGHPVLFGAAHWEGIAATATGDRGARAYLKEHEESVALVECGDVAQPYDIDTAADLIHLE, via the coding sequence ATGACGGACAACGAAGACCAGGTCGCCGGGCTGCTCCTCGCCGCCGGGGGCGGACGACGACTCGGCGGGCGCCCGAAGGCACTGCTCGAACACCGGGGGCGGCTCCTCGTCGAACACGCGGTCGCCACCCTCCGGGCGGCCGGATGCACCCGGGTGCACGTGGTGCTGGGGGCACGGGCCGACGTCGTACGCCGACGTGCCGCGCTCGACGGCTGCGTACTCGTGGACAACCCCGCGTGGGAGCGGGGCATGGGGACCTCGCTGCGGGCGGGCCTCGCCTCGCTGGCCGGGACGGGGGCGCGGGCGGCGCTGGTGTCGCTCGTGGACCAGCCCGGCATCGGGCCGGAGGCGGTGGCGCGGGTACGGGCGGCCTACCGGGACGAGACGTCGCTGGTCTCGGCCGCGTACGCGGGGGTGCGCGGGCATCCCGTCCTCTTCGGTGCGGCGCACTGGGAGGGCATCGCCGCGACTGCCACCGGGGACCGGGGGGCACGCGCCTACCTGAAGGAGCACGAGGAGTCGGTGGCGCTCGTCGAGTGCGGTGACGTGGCCCAGCCCTACGACATCGACACCGCAGCGGACCTGATCCACCTTGAGTGA
- a CDS encoding DUF5955 family protein, which yields MLRSVEQRSEQRPAAGGDEDVRVTELRTAVSRLRRQLALLPAEFPDRGIAEEELAALAAMAAHGVPEVPRLRRSLLLIAGAIGSVSALARGLTDVRHAVELFGEPPRRR from the coding sequence GTGTTGCGGAGCGTCGAACAGAGATCCGAGCAGAGGCCGGCGGCCGGCGGCGACGAGGACGTGAGAGTGACGGAGCTGCGGACCGCGGTGTCCCGGTTGCGCCGCCAGCTCGCGCTGCTCCCCGCCGAGTTCCCCGACCGGGGCATCGCCGAGGAGGAGCTCGCCGCGCTCGCCGCGATGGCGGCGCACGGCGTCCCCGAGGTGCCGCGGCTGCGCCGCTCCCTGCTGCTGATCGCCGGGGCGATCGGTTCCGTCAGCGCTCTGGCGAGGGGACTGACGGACGTCCGCCACGCCGTGGAGTTGTTCGGGGAGCCGCCGCGACGGCGGTGA
- a CDS encoding IclR family transcriptional regulator, whose protein sequence is MPTSSASTTDTARSSASGGVQSLERAFDLLERMADAGGEVGLSELSASSGLPLPTIHRLMRTLVACGYVRQQPNRRYALGPRLIRLGESASRLLGTWARPYLARLVEETGETANMALLDGDEIVYVAQVPSKHSMRMFTEVGRRVLPHSTGVGKALLAGFPPEEVRALLARTGMPAATDKTITTPDGFLAALEDVRRQGYAIDDNEQEIGVRCLAVPVPDSPTAAAISISGPAGRVTEAATEKIVPVLQQVAAELSEALISSGGNPAA, encoded by the coding sequence GTGCCGACGTCCAGCGCCAGCACCACCGACACCGCCAGGTCCTCCGCCAGCGGTGGCGTCCAGTCCCTGGAGCGCGCCTTCGACCTGCTCGAACGGATGGCGGACGCGGGCGGGGAGGTCGGCCTGAGCGAACTGTCCGCGAGCAGCGGACTCCCGCTGCCCACCATCCACCGCCTGATGCGCACCCTGGTGGCCTGCGGGTACGTACGCCAGCAGCCCAACCGCCGCTACGCGCTCGGCCCGCGCCTGATCCGGCTCGGCGAGTCGGCCTCCCGGCTGCTGGGCACCTGGGCGCGCCCCTACCTGGCCCGCCTGGTGGAGGAGACCGGCGAGACGGCGAACATGGCCCTGCTCGACGGCGACGAGATCGTGTACGTCGCCCAGGTGCCGTCCAAGCACTCGATGCGCATGTTCACCGAGGTCGGCCGGCGCGTCCTGCCCCACTCCACCGGCGTGGGCAAGGCGCTGCTCGCCGGCTTCCCGCCGGAGGAGGTGCGGGCGCTGCTCGCCCGGACCGGCATGCCCGCCGCGACCGACAAGACGATCACCACGCCGGACGGGTTCCTGGCGGCGCTGGAGGACGTGCGGCGGCAGGGGTACGCGATCGACGACAACGAGCAGGAGATCGGCGTCCGCTGCCTGGCCGTCCCGGTGCCCGACTCCCCCACCGCCGCCGCCATTTCGATCTCGGGCCCGGCCGGCCGGGTCACGGAGGCGGCGACGGAGAAGATCGTGCCGGTGCTCCAGCAGGTGGCGGCCGAACTGTCGGAGGCCCTCATCAGCTCGGGCGGCAACCCGGCCGCCTGA
- the allB gene encoding allantoinase AllB, with amino-acid sequence MSDAELVLRSTRVITPEGTRAASVQVAGGTITAVLPYDAPVPDGARLEDVGDHVVLPGLVDTHVHVNDPGRTEWEGFWTATRAAAAGGITTLVDMPLNSLPPTTTVDHLRVKQKVAADKAHIDVGFWGGALPDNVKDLRPLHEAGVFGFKAFLSPSGVDEFPHLDQEQLARSLAEIASFDGLLIVHAEDPHHLAAAPQHGGPKYAHFLASRPRDAEDTAIANLIAQAKRFDARVHILHLSSSDALPLIAEARAEGVRLTVETCPHYLTLTAEEVPDGASEFKCCPPIREAANQDLLWQALADGTIDCVVTDHSPSTPDLKTDDFATAWGGISGLQLSMSAVWTAARERGHSLEDVVRWMSSATAGLAGLDRKGAIEAGRDADFAVVAPDETFTVDPAALQHRNRVTAYAGRTLYGVVKSTWLRGERIVADGAFTEPKGRLLTRTP; translated from the coding sequence GTGTCCGACGCTGAACTGGTGCTGCGCTCGACGCGAGTCATCACTCCCGAGGGGACGCGCGCCGCTTCGGTCCAGGTGGCCGGAGGGACGATCACGGCCGTGCTGCCGTACGACGCGCCCGTCCCGGACGGCGCCCGCCTGGAGGACGTGGGCGACCACGTCGTCCTGCCCGGCCTGGTCGACACCCACGTCCACGTCAACGACCCCGGCCGTACCGAGTGGGAGGGCTTCTGGACCGCCACGCGCGCCGCGGCGGCCGGCGGCATCACGACCCTGGTCGACATGCCGCTCAACTCCCTCCCGCCGACCACCACCGTCGACCACCTGCGCGTGAAGCAGAAGGTGGCCGCCGACAAGGCCCACATCGACGTCGGCTTCTGGGGCGGTGCCCTGCCCGACAACGTCAAGGACCTGCGCCCGCTGCACGAGGCCGGGGTCTTCGGCTTCAAGGCGTTCCTGTCGCCGTCGGGCGTGGACGAGTTCCCGCACCTCGACCAGGAGCAGCTCGCCCGGTCCCTGGCCGAGATCGCCTCCTTCGACGGCCTGCTCATCGTGCACGCCGAGGACCCGCACCACCTGGCCGCCGCCCCGCAGCACGGCGGCCCGAAGTACGCCCACTTCCTCGCCAGCCGCCCGCGCGACGCCGAGGACACGGCCATCGCGAACCTGATCGCGCAGGCGAAGCGGTTCGACGCGCGCGTGCACATCCTCCACCTGTCCTCCAGCGACGCGCTGCCGCTGATCGCCGAGGCCCGGGCCGAGGGCGTCCGCCTCACCGTGGAGACCTGCCCGCACTACCTCACCCTCACCGCCGAGGAAGTCCCCGACGGCGCCAGCGAGTTCAAGTGCTGCCCGCCCATCCGCGAAGCCGCCAACCAGGACCTGCTGTGGCAGGCGCTGGCCGACGGCACCATCGACTGCGTCGTCACCGACCACTCGCCGTCCACGCCCGACCTGAAGACGGACGACTTCGCCACCGCCTGGGGCGGCATCTCCGGTCTCCAGCTCAGCATGTCGGCGGTGTGGACCGCGGCCCGCGAGCGCGGGCACTCCCTGGAGGACGTCGTCCGCTGGATGTCGTCCGCCACGGCCGGGCTGGCGGGCCTGGACCGCAAGGGCGCCATCGAGGCGGGCCGCGACGCCGACTTCGCCGTCGTCGCCCCCGACGAGACCTTCACCGTCGACCCGGCGGCTCTCCAGCACCGCAACCGCGTCACCGCCTACGCGGGCAGGACCCTGTACGGCGTCGTGAAGTCCACCTGGCTGCGCGGTGAGCGCATCGTGGCGGACGGCGCCTTCACCGAGCCGAAGGGGCGGCTTCTGACCCGGACGCCCTGA
- the alc gene encoding allantoicase produces the protein MTAISSFTGDANPYGGGDPYADYRTADLPFTQYANLADRRLGAGVIAANDEFFAQRENLLVPERAEFDPEHFGHKGKVMDGWETRRRRGVSAEHPWPTEDDHDWALIRLGAPGVIRGIVVDTAHFRGNYPQAVSVEGACVPGSPSPEELLAEDVKWTTLVPRTAIGGHAANGFAVEAEQRFTHLRLNQHPDGGIARLRVYGEVVPDPQWLAALGTFDVVALENGGQVEDASNLFYSPATNTIQPGRSRKMDDGWETRRRRDQGNDWIRYRLVDRSQIRAIEIDTAYLKGNSAGWASVSVKDGEDGEWREVLPRTRMQPDTNHRFVLPEPAVGTHARVDIFPDGGISRLRLFGSLTEDGAARLAARHQELGG, from the coding sequence GTGACGGCGATTTCCAGCTTCACCGGCGACGCGAACCCCTACGGAGGCGGTGACCCGTACGCGGACTACCGCACCGCCGACCTCCCCTTCACCCAGTACGCCAACCTCGCCGACCGCCGGCTCGGCGCCGGTGTGATCGCCGCCAACGACGAGTTCTTCGCCCAGCGCGAGAACCTGCTGGTGCCCGAGCGCGCCGAGTTCGACCCCGAGCACTTCGGGCACAAGGGCAAGGTCATGGACGGCTGGGAGACCCGCCGGCGCCGCGGTGTCTCCGCCGAGCACCCCTGGCCGACCGAGGACGACCACGACTGGGCGCTGATCCGCCTCGGCGCGCCCGGCGTGATCCGCGGCATCGTCGTCGACACCGCCCACTTCCGCGGCAACTACCCGCAGGCGGTGTCCGTCGAGGGAGCCTGCGTACCGGGCTCCCCGTCGCCCGAGGAACTCCTCGCCGAGGACGTGAAGTGGACGACGCTCGTCCCGCGCACCGCGATCGGCGGCCACGCGGCCAACGGCTTCGCCGTCGAGGCCGAGCAGCGCTTCACCCACCTGCGCCTCAACCAGCACCCCGACGGCGGCATCGCCCGCCTGCGGGTGTACGGCGAGGTCGTCCCGGACCCGCAGTGGCTCGCGGCGCTCGGCACCTTCGACGTGGTCGCCCTGGAGAACGGCGGCCAGGTGGAGGACGCCTCCAACCTCTTCTACTCGCCCGCCACCAACACCATCCAGCCGGGCCGCTCCCGCAAGATGGACGACGGCTGGGAGACCCGCCGCCGCCGCGACCAGGGCAACGACTGGATCCGCTACCGGCTGGTGGACCGCTCGCAGATCCGCGCCATCGAGATCGACACCGCCTACCTCAAGGGCAACTCGGCCGGCTGGGCGTCGGTGTCGGTCAAGGACGGTGAGGACGGCGAGTGGCGCGAGGTCCTCCCGCGCACCCGGATGCAGCCCGACACCAACCACCGCTTCGTCCTGCCGGAGCCGGCCGTCGGCACGCACGCGCGCGTGGACATCTTCCCCGACGGTGGCATATCCCGCCTGCGCCTGTTCGGCTCGCTGACCGAGGACGGCGCGGCCCGCCTCGCCGCCCGCCACCAGGAACTGGGCGGCTGA